A single Anopheles maculipalpis chromosome 3RL, idAnoMacuDA_375_x, whole genome shotgun sequence DNA region contains:
- the LOC126562527 gene encoding actin-like yields the protein MSVEETPAIIIDNGSHTLKVGFAGDDDPKETFRNVVQLTESTDGIVRSVGVASNPASRVVSPIQRGQPCDWEAMESVWEYTFKDVLKIASEDHNVLLTDRPLSGRADREKAAQIMFEKFSTPATYLSMQATLALYGAGRISGTVVDVGDGCTSIVPILKGTPTIEASKCVDLAGCDMVNYLANALNVSDREIAREVMEKVCAVSGDMEKEVVNKVEFKASDGSVVNIGAERYRCGEAMFNPSVIGQQNVRPVQELIAESVASCKETNRKDLYAYIVLVGGSTMLKGFSERLQSELTKLVPSQYRCKVVTTQDPILTVWAGGCLVAQSPMFQQSWVTKQEYEEYGADVIHRKCV from the coding sequence ATGTCCGTCGAAGAAACTCCCGCCATTATTATTGACAACGGCAGTCACACGTTGAAGGTCGGTTTTGCCGGAGACGATGACCCGAAGGAAACTTTTCGAAACGTGGTACAGTTAACGGAAAGCACGGATGGCATCGTTCGAAGTGTTGGTGTGGCATCGAATCCAGCTAGCCGTGTTGTCAGTCCGATTCAGCGAGGACAACCCTGCGACTGGGAGGCTATGGAAAGTGTCTGGGAGTACACGTTCAAAGATGTGTTGAAAATCGCATCAGAAGATCACAACGTGCTGCTCACAGATCGACCGCTCAGCGGCAGAGCAGACCGTGAAAAGGCTGCTCAAATAATGTTTGAAAAGTTCTCGACACCTGCCACTTACCTGTCGATGCAAGCAACGCTGGCACTGTATGGGGCGGGGCGTATCAGTGGAACCGTGGTTGACGTTGGCGATGGTTGTACAAGTATTGTGCCCATCTTAAAAGGCACTCCTACCATCGAAGCTAGCAAGTGCGTTGATTTGGCAGGGTGCGATATGGTGAACTATCTGGCAAATGCACTCAACGTAAGTGACCGAGAAATAGCGCGAGAGGTAATGGAAAAAGTATGTGCGGTTAGTGGCGATATGGAAAAGGAAGTGGTGAACAAGGTAGAATTTAAAGCTTCCGATGGATCAGTCGTCAACATTGGGGCTGAGCGATATCGATGTGGCGAGGCAATGTTTAACCCATCGGTGATAGGTCAGCAGAACGTTCGTCCAGTGCAAGAGCTAATTGCTGAAAGTGTGGCATCTTGTAAGGAAACCAACCGAAAGGACCTCTACGCTTACATCGTGCTTGTTGGCGGCTCGACGATGTTGAAAGGGTTTTCGGAGCGTTTGCAGTCTGAACTAACAAAGCTGGTTCCATCACAGTATCGATGTAAGGTAGTGACGACCCAAGACCCAATATTGACCGTTTGGGCTGGTGGATGCTTGGTAGCGCAAAGCCCGATGTTCCAGCAATCGTGGGTAACAAAGCAAGAATATGAAGAATACGGAGCAGATGTTATCCACCGAAAATGCGTTTAA
- the LOC126562643 gene encoding band 7 protein AGAP004871 isoform X2 — MPEDSAVIVEAEDDTNGEASTCGRILIFLSWVLVVLTMPFSLLVCFKVVQEYERAVIFRLGRLMQGGAKGPGIFFILPCIDAYARVDLRTRTYDVPPQEVLTKDSVTVSVDAVVYYRVSNATVSIANVENAHHSTRLLAQTTLRNTMGTRHLHEILSERMTISGSMQLSLDEATEAWGIKVERVEIKDVRLPVQLQRAMAAEAEAAREARAKVIAAEGEQKASRALREASEVIGDSPAALQLRYLQTLNTISAEKNSTIVFPLPIDILTYFMKSKEAFVPNA; from the exons CCGAGGATGACACGAACGGCGAAGCATCGACCTGTGGCCGTATCCTGATATTTCTATCCTGGGTGCTCGTCGTCCTGACGATGCCGTTCAGCCTGCTCGTCTGCTTCAAG GTCGTGCAGGAATACGAACGAGCCGTAATATTCCGATTAGGTCGTCTGATGCAAGGAGGCGCCAAAGGACCAG GTATCTTCTTCATACTGCCATGCATCGATGCATACGCGCGTGTTGATCTGCGAACGCGAACGTACGATGTACCACCGCAAGAG GTCTTGACGAAGGACAGCGTCACCGTGTCGGTAGATGCCGTGGTGTACTATCGTGTGTCGAACGCCACAGTTTCGATCGCCAATGTTGAGAATGCGCATCACTCGACCCGCCTGCTGGCCCAGACCACGCTTCGCAACACGATGGGTACCCGGCATCTGCACGAAATTCTCAGCGAACGAATGACAATCTCGGGCAGCATGCAGCTCTCGCTAGACGAAGCGACCGAAGCGTGGGGCATTAAGGTGGAGCGCGTCGAGAT CAAGGACGTGCGTCTGCCGGTACAGCTGCAACGTGCGATGGCGGCAGAAGCGGAAGCCGCCCGAGAAGCTCGCGCCAAGGTGATTGCGGCAGAGGGCGAGCAGAAAGCTTCGCGGGCACTCCGGGAAGCGTCGGAGGTGATCGGAGACTCACCGGCCGCTTTGCAGCTACGCTACCTCCAAACGCTGAACACGATCTCGGCGGAAAAGAACTCGACCATCGTATTTCCGCTACCGATCGATATACTGACGTACTTCATGAAATCGAAGGAGGCATTCGTGCCGAACGCGTAA
- the LOC126562643 gene encoding band 7 protein AGAP004871 isoform X3 yields the protein MKYAEDDTNGEASTCGRILIFLSWVLVVLTMPFSLLVCFKVVQEYERAVIFRLGRLMQGGAKGPGIFFILPCIDAYARVDLRTRTYDVPPQEVLTKDSVTVSVDAVVYYRVSNATVSIANVENAHHSTRLLAQTTLRNTMGTRHLHEILSERMTISGSMQLSLDEATEAWGIKVERVEIKDVRLPVQLQRAMAAEAEAAREARAKVIAAEGEQKASRALREASEVIGDSPAALQLRYLQTLNTISAEKNSTIVFPLPIDILTYFMKSKEAFVPNA from the exons CCGAGGATGACACGAACGGCGAAGCATCGACCTGTGGCCGTATCCTGATATTTCTATCCTGGGTGCTCGTCGTCCTGACGATGCCGTTCAGCCTGCTCGTCTGCTTCAAG GTCGTGCAGGAATACGAACGAGCCGTAATATTCCGATTAGGTCGTCTGATGCAAGGAGGCGCCAAAGGACCAG GTATCTTCTTCATACTGCCATGCATCGATGCATACGCGCGTGTTGATCTGCGAACGCGAACGTACGATGTACCACCGCAAGAG GTCTTGACGAAGGACAGCGTCACCGTGTCGGTAGATGCCGTGGTGTACTATCGTGTGTCGAACGCCACAGTTTCGATCGCCAATGTTGAGAATGCGCATCACTCGACCCGCCTGCTGGCCCAGACCACGCTTCGCAACACGATGGGTACCCGGCATCTGCACGAAATTCTCAGCGAACGAATGACAATCTCGGGCAGCATGCAGCTCTCGCTAGACGAAGCGACCGAAGCGTGGGGCATTAAGGTGGAGCGCGTCGAGAT CAAGGACGTGCGTCTGCCGGTACAGCTGCAACGTGCGATGGCGGCAGAAGCGGAAGCCGCCCGAGAAGCTCGCGCCAAGGTGATTGCGGCAGAGGGCGAGCAGAAAGCTTCGCGGGCACTCCGGGAAGCGTCGGAGGTGATCGGAGACTCACCGGCCGCTTTGCAGCTACGCTACCTCCAAACGCTGAACACGATCTCGGCGGAAAAGAACTCGACCATCGTATTTCCGCTACCGATCGATATACTGACGTACTTCATGAAATCGAAGGAGGCATTCGTGCCGAACGCGTAA
- the LOC126562981 gene encoding uncharacterized protein LOC126562981, whose product MSLTVCQLSCNDFHKRIMFVVLVQTLVFHLLVQYTTADVFEQEFRAQRSLASRQIANRRDTRFLPIFTVYQWGQGLCSAASGEYGSCQPNNECVLRGGIPAGPCAGGYGTCCIFMASCGGVVRENGTYFVNPNHPDSTDGTGSCQLTILKMHPDICQIRLDFDHFSLNGPEIVNHICNTDQFLVSGGSPAPTICGSATGEHMYIDAGMGQSNPIILTVITSGPSFPRSWRVRISQIPCGAIAKADQGCLQYHTGVSGRVKSFNFDPINGRQLSNQDYSICIRTERNFCSIQYTACPGAVPGNRSRTFTLSGNSNSIVQAMVGGGTQGSPNSCTNDWLMVPCAKIADRLPMASTCEDKICGGTFNAEVSSVERTVVSTIRPFRLAFHTDSIEAPTDVDNRGFCLDYVQQPCTSNK is encoded by the exons ATGTCGTTAACCGTGTGCCAGCTTTCGTGTAATGATTTTCATAAAAGAATTATGTTTGTGGTTTTAGTGCAGACGTTAGTGTTTCATCTGCTCGTGCAATACACAACAGCGGACGTGTTTGAGCAAGAGTTCCGTGCGCAAAGATCGCTTGCCAGCAGGCAGATAGCAAACCGACGGGATACGCGAT TTTTGCCAATATTTACCGTCTACCAGTGGGGTCAAGGACTGTGTTCGGCCGCTTCCGGTGAGTATGGATCCTGCCAGCCCAACAACGAGTGCGTACTGCGTGGTGGCATTCCGGCCGGACCCTGTGCCGGTGGATACGGGACGTGCTGTATCT TTATGGCATCGTGTGGTGGAGTGGTACGTGAAAATGGTACCTACTTTGTCAATCCGAACCATCCGGACAGTACGGATGGAACGGGTAGCTGCCAGTTGACAatcttgaaaatgcatccggACATTTGCCAGATTCGGCTGGACTTTGACCACTTCTCGCTTAATGGACCCGAGATCGTGAATCATATCTGTAACACGGATCAATTTCTTGTGTCGGGTGGAAGTCCTGCTCCGACCATTTGCGGCAGTGCAACGGGAGAACACA TGTACATAGATGCTGGAATGGGCCAGAGCAATCCCATCATACTGACCGTCATCACCAGCGGGCCAAGCTTTCCCCGCTCCTGGCGCGTTCGTATATCGCAGATCCCTTGCGGTGCAATCGCGAAGGCGGACCAGGGATGCCTGCAATACCATACGGGCGTCAGCGGACGGGTCAAGAGCTTCAACTTCGATCCAATCAATGGACGTCAACTCTCGAACCAGGACTACAGCATATGCATCCGAACGGAGCGCAACTTCTGCAGCATCCAGTACACGGCGTGCCCGGGCGCGGTCCCGGGCAACCGTTCGCGAACCTTCACGCTGTcgggcaacagcaacagcatcgtGCAGGCGATGGTGGGCGGCGGCACGCAGGGATCGCCCAACTCTTGCACGAACGATTGGCTGATGGTACCGTGCGCCAAGATTGCCGACCGTTTGCCGATGGCCAGCACGTGTGAGGACAAGATTTGCGGTGGCACTTTCAATGCGGAAGTCAGCTCAGTCGAAAGGACGGTCGTCTCGACGATACGCCCATTCCGGTTGGCCTTCCATACCGACTCGATCGAAGCACCGACGGACGTGGATAATCGGGGCTTTTGTCTCGATTACGTGCAGCAACCGTGTACCAGTAATAAGTAG